From Elephas maximus indicus isolate mEleMax1 chromosome 1, mEleMax1 primary haplotype, whole genome shotgun sequence, a single genomic window includes:
- the ZNF292 gene encoding zinc finger protein 292 isoform X2: MSQQLPPHLEFWVRQFLQPNEPGEASSLMPDQRIWEFPAITLLEYAEKWKTSDDPLPLLEVYTVAIQSYVKARPYLTSECENVALVLERLALSCVELLLCLRVELSDKQWEQFQALVQVAHEKLMENGSCELNFLATLAQETGVWKNPVLCTILSQEPLDKDKVNEFLAFEGPILLDMRIKHLIKTNQLSQATALAKLCSDHPEIGTKGSFKQTYLVCLCTSSPNEKLIEEISEVDCKDALEMICNLESEGDEKSALVLCTAFLSRQLQQGDMYCAWELTLFWSKLQQRVEPSIQVYLERCRQLSLLTKTVYHIFFLIKVINSETEGAGLATCIELCVKALRLESTENTEVKISICKTISCLLPDDLEVKRACQLSEFLIEPTVDAYYAVEMLYNQPDQKYDEENLPIPNSLRCELLLVLKTQWPFDPEFWDWKTLKRQCLALMGEEASIVSSIDELNDSEVYEKVVDYQEEIKETSVNGLSGGVGANSDLLKGICDDKQKKKEIKQLRERGFISARFRNWQAYMQYCVLCDKEFLGHRIVRHAQKHYKDGIYSCPICAKNFNSKETFVPHVTLHVKQSSKERLAAMKPLRRLGRPPKVTTTNENQKTNNAVTKQEQRPIKKNSLYSTDFIVFNDNDGSDDENDDKDKSYEPEVIPVQKPVPINEFNCPVTFCKKGFKYFKNLIAHVKGHKDNEDAKRFLEMQSKKVICQYCRRHFVSVTHLNDHLQMHCGSKPYICIQMKCKAGFNSYAELLTHRKEHQVFRAKCMFPKCGRIFSEAYLLYDHEAQHYNTYTCKFTGCGKVYRSQSELEKHLDDHSTPPETVLPPKDQLNSSGDSLQPSRVNQNIEGNTAKESSMLPSENSIENSLREDRSDTWDKSKAESAMTEQDQVSVPVLKEADGPLSNGLENPATTPLLQASEVAVSIKVSLNHGVEDNFGKQENSTIEGSGESLVTNLHTPVEDTCNDLCHPGFQERKEQDCFNEAQITENSLVNSETLKIGDLTPQNLERQVNNLMTFSVQNQSGFQNNLPTSKLDCGGNVKTSSGLYNLPLKTLESITFVPPQPNLNSSLGTPSVPVKAPVQKFSCQVEGCTRTYNSSQSIGKHMKTAHPDQYAAFKMQRKSKRGQKSNNLNTPNNGKFVYFLPPQVSSSSNAFFAAQTKASGNPTCSAQLQHVSPSIFPAHLTNVSTPLLPSMESVINPNIPSQDKNEQGGMLCSQLENLSGTTLPAQMEDLTKTVLPLNIDSGSDPFLPLPAESSSMSLFPSPPDGGTNSVFSQLENNANHFSSQTEGNTNSSFLKGGNGENAVFPSQVNVADDLNSTSAQQSATEKVNKDRGRGPNGKERKPKQNKRAKWPAIIRDGKFICSRCYRAFTNPRSLGGHLSKRSFCKPLDGAEIAQELLQSNGQPSLLASMILSTNAVNLQQPQQSAFSPEACFKDPSFLQLLAAETRSSTFLPSTFPRTGVTNFNTGVSQEGSEIIKQALETAGIPSTFEGSEMLSHVVPSGCISETAQVNAVVMPNPTVPPLLQTVCHPNTLLTSQDRTPNSKTPSIDECSSLPVFPANDLLLKTVENGLCSSSFPNSGGLSQNFTSTSSRVSVISGPQNARSSHLNKKGNSASKRRKKAVPPLIAPSASQNLVTSDLTAMGLIAKSIEIPTTNLHSNVIPNCEPQGLVENLTQKLNNVDNQLFMTDVKENFKTNLESHTVLAPLTLKTENGDSQMMDLNSCTTSVNSDLQISEDNVIQNFEKTLEIIKTAMNSQILEVKSGPQSVGETSQNVPVSYNIQLPSVNTAQNNKLPDSSQFPSFIAVMPTKNNIPESDILHKVDQIQEILEGLQKLKLENDLSSPLSQCVLINTSVTLTSTPVTSTPNASVVQPVSEMVNNIQFSDKVNKPFVCQNQGCNYSAMTKDALFKHYGKIHQYTPEMILEIKKNQLKFAPFKCVVPTCTKTFTRNSNLRAHCQLVHHFTTEEMVKLKIKRPYGRKPQNENSPASRITQVKKQLAMTEENQKEFQPALELGAKKENILSNVAVVPENQLIEKKSPENIESSAQVITVTSEQHDTNSLTNIQTKGRKTRRHKKEKEEKKRKKPVSQSLEFPTRYSSYRPYRCVHQGCFAAFTIQQNLILHYQAVHKSDLPAFSAEVEEESEAGKESEEIETKQTVKEFRCQVSDCSRIFQAITGLIQHYMKLHEMTPEEIESMTTAVDVGKFPCDQLECKSSFTTYLNYVVHLEADHGIGLRASKTDEDGIYKCDCEGCDRIYATRSNLLRHIFNKHNDKHKAHLIRPRRLTPGQENISSKANQEKTKPKYRGTKHSRSGKEGIKMPKTKRKKKNNLDSKNTKIVQIEENKPYSLKRGKHVYSIKARNDALSECTSRFVTQYPCMIKGCTSVVTSESNIIRHYKCHKLSKAFTSQHRNLLIVFKRCCNSQVKEKCSEQEVDKSDVKDSDVCVSESNDNSGTASVPQKEVEKNEKDEMDELTELFITKLINEDSTSVEAQANTSSSVSNDFQENSSCQSEKQKASNLKRLNKEKNVSQNKKRKIEKTEAPLAVDLNSMHKEEETAVAIQTTEDHPASFDWSSFKPMGFEVSFLKFLEESAVKQKKNTDKDHPNSGTKRGAHSNSRRNTDKTAVTNGNHVCSCKESETFVQFANPSQLQCSNNVKIVLDKTLKDCTELVLKQLQEMKPTVSLKKLEIHPKDTDVCAVKDLSIGKATGRGQY, encoded by the exons atttcagaagttgattgcaaAGATGCACTAGAAATGATCTGTAACTTAGAATCTGAGGGTGATGAAAAAAGTGCTCTTGTTTTATGTACTGCGTTTTTATCACGTCAGCTACAACAAGGAGATATGTACTGTGCTTG ggaaCTTACTCTCTTCTGGAGCAAATTACAGCAAAGAGTAGAACCATCCATACAAGTGTATCTAGAGAGGTGTCGTCAACTTTCTTTATTAACCAAGACGGTATATCACATTTTCTTCTTGATTAAAGTTATTAATTCAGAG ACTGAAGGGGCTGGACTTGCCACTTGTATAGAACTATGTGTAAAAGCTCTTCGCTTGGAATctacagaaaatactgaagtgaaAATATCTATTTGCAAGACCATTTCGTGCTTGTTGCCTGATGATCTGGAAGTTAAACGTGCCTGTCAACTGAGTGAATTTCTTATTGAGCCTACAGTAGATGCATATTATGCTGTGGAAATGTTGTATAACCAGCCGGACCAGAAATATGATGAAGAGAATCTTCCAATACCAAATTCTCTACGTTGTGAGCTCTTACTTGTATTGAAAACTCAATGGCCTTTTGATCCAGAATTCTGGGATTGGAAAACCTTGAAAAGACAATGTCTGGCATTAATGGGAGAAGAAGCATCCATTGTGTCTTCAATAGATGAACTAAATGACAGTGAAGTATATGAGAAGGTAGTAGACTACCAGGAAGAGATTAAAGAAACTTCTGTGAATGGACTTTCTGGTGGAGTTGGTGCTAATTCTGACCTTCTTAAAGGCATTTGTGATGATaagcagaagaagaaagagataaaaCAATTACGAGAGCGAGGATTTATATCTGCTAGGTTTAGGAATTGGCAAGCCTACATGCAGTATTGTGTGCTATGTGACAAAGAATTCCTTGGTCATAGAATAGTACGACATGCTCAGAAACATTACAAAGACGGGATTTACAGTTGCCCCATATGTGCAAAGAACTTTAATTCTAAAGAAACTTTTGTTCCTCATGTCACATTGCATGTTAAACAATCTAGTAAAGAGAGACTAGCAGCTATGAAACCATTAAGAAGATTGGGAAGGCCTCCTAAGGTCACAACTACCAATGAGAATCAGAAGACTAATAATGCTGTGACCAAGCAGGAACAAAGGCCTATAAAAAAGAATAGTCTCTATTCAACAGATTTCATAGTATTTAATGACAATGATGGTTCAGATGATGAAAATGATGACAAAGATAAATCTTATGAGCCAGAAGTGATCCCAGTCCAGAAACCAGTACCTATTAATGAATTTAATTGCCCTGTAACTTTTTGTAAAAAGGGCTTTAAGTACTTTAAAAATTTGATTGCTCATGTAAAGGGGCATAAGGATAATGAAGATGCCAAGCGCTTTcttgaaatgcaaagcaaaaaagTTATTTGCCAGTACTGTAGACGGCATTTTGTAAGTGTTACTCATCTCAATGATCACTTGCAAATGCATTGTGGCAGTAAGCCATATATCTGTATACAGATGAAGTGTAAGGCCGGTTTTAACAGTTATGCAGAGCTCTTAACCCACAGAAAGGAGCATCAAGTGTTCAGAGCAAAATGTATGTTTCCTAAATGTGGCAGAATTTTTTCAGAAGCTTATTTGCTATATGATCATGAAGCACAGCATTATAATACCTATACTTGCAAGTTCACGGGTTGTGGTAAAGTTTATCGTTCTCAGAGTGAACTAGAAAAGCATCTGGATGATCACAGCACTCCTCCTGAAACAGTCTTGCCTCCCAAAGACCAACTTAATTCATCTGGAGATTCTCTTCAGCCTTCCAGAGTGAATCAGaacatagaaggaaacactgcgaAAGAGAGCTCTATGCTTCCTTCAGAAAATAGCATTGAAAACAGCTTACGAGAAGATAGAAGTGATACTTGGGATAAAAGTAAGGCAGAATCAGCTATGACTGAACAAGACCAGGTTTCTGTCCCTGTACTGAAGGAAGCCGATGGACCATTGTCAAATGGTTTGGAAAACCCTGCTACCACACCTCTGCTTCAGGCCAGTGAAGTAGCAGTGTCCATCAAAGTGTCTCTTAATCATGGGGTTGAGGATAACTTTGGAAAGCAAGAAAACTCAACTATAGAAGGCTCTGGTGAATCACTGGTCACAAACTTACATACACCGGTTGAAGATACTTGCAATGATTTGTGTCATCCAGGTTtccaagagagaaaagaacagGATTGCTTTAATGAAGCTCAGATTACTGAGAATTCTTTAGTAAATTCAGAAACCCTCAAAATAGGTGACCTTACCCCACAGAACTTAGAAAGACAAGTGAACAACTTAATGACCTTTTCTGTGCAAAATCAGTCAGGATTTCAGAACAATTTGCCAACTTCCAAGCTTGACTGTGGAGGTAATGTTAAAACATCATCCGGCCTTTATAACTTACCTCTTAAGACATTAGAAAGTATCACATTTGTTCCACCACAGCCCAACCTAAATAGTTCTTTAGGAACTCCATCAGTGCCTGTAAAAGCTCCAGTTCAGAAATTCAGTTGCCAGGTTGAGGGATGTACTCGAACCTATAATTCTTCACAGAGTATTGGGAAACACATGAAGACAGCACACCCTGACCAGTATGCTGCATTTAAAATGCAGCGCAAAAGTAAAAGAGGTCAGAAATCTAACAACCTAAATACACCAAATAATGGaaagtttgtttattttttgccaCCACAGGTGAGCAGCTCCAGTAATGCATTTTTTGCAGCACAAACCAAAGCCAGTGGGAATCCTACTTGTTCAGCCCAGTTGCAGCATGTCTCACCTTCCATTTTTCCAGCTCATTTAACAAATGTGTCAACTCCACTGTTGCCCTCGATGGAAAGTGTCATAAATCCAAATATACCTTCTCAGGACAAAAATGAACAAGGTGGTATGTTATGTTCCCAACTGGAAAATTTATCTGGTACAACCTTGCCAGCACAAATGGAAGATCTAACCAAAACCGTTTTGCCCTTGAATATTGACAGTGGCTCAGATCCTTTCCTTCCTTTGCCTGCAGAAAGTAGTTCAATGTCTCTCTTCCCTTCACCACCAGATGGTGGGACTAATTCTGTTTTTTCCCAACTGGAAAATAATGCAAATCATTTTTCCTCTCAAACTGAAGGAAACACCAATTCCTCCTTCCTAAAGGGGGGTAATGGTGAAAATGCAGTTTTTCCTTCACAAGTAAATGTTGCAGATGACCTCAACAGCACCAGTGCCCAACAGTCTGCAACTGAAAAAGTTAATAAAGACCGTGGACGGGGTCCaaatgggaaggaaagaaaacccaAGCAAAACAAAAGGGCTAAATGGCCTGCAATTATCAGAGATGGAAAATTTATTTGTAGCAGGTGTTACAGGGCTTTTACTAATCCCAGATCACTGGGTGGACACTTGTCTAAGCGATCTTTCTGTAAGCCACTGGATGGAGCAGAAATTGCCCAAGAACTTTTACAGAGTAACGGACAGCCTTCTCTTCTTGCCAGCATGATTCTCTCTACAAATGCAGTAAATTTGCAGCAGCCACAACAGTCTGCTTTTAGTCCAGAAGCATGTTTTAAAGATCCATCATTTTTGCAGCTTCTTGCTGCTGAAACTCGCTCATCAACGTTTTTACCAAGTACATTTCCTCGTACTGGTGTGACTAACTTTAATACCGGTGTTAGCCAAGAAGGAAGTGAAATCATTAAACAGGCTTTGGAAACCGCTGGCATTCCCAGTACATTTGAGGGTTCAGAAATGCTTTCTCATGTTGTTCCCTCAGGTTGTATCTCAGAGACAGCACAAGTAAATGCAGTGGTGATGCCAAATCCAACTGTGCCACCCCTGTTGCAGACTGTATGCCACCCAAACACCCTGCTGACAAGCCAGGATAGGACACCAAACTCCAAAACTCCCTCCATTGATGAATGCAGCAGTTTGCCTGTCTTTCCAGCAAATGACTTACTACTGAAGACTGTTGAAAATGGTTTGTGCTCTAGTTCATTTCCTAATTCTGGTGGGCTTTCACAAaattttaccagtaccagttcACGTGTTTCAGTTATAAGTGGTCCCCAGAATGCAAGGTCTAGTCATTTAAATAAAAAGGGAAACAGTGCTtctaagagaagaaagaaagctgTTCCTCCACTGATTGCACCCAGTGCCTCCCAAAACTTGGTAACAagtgacttaacagcaatgggacTCATAGCAAAGAGTATTGAAATACCAACTACTAACCTTCATTCAAACGTAATTCCAAATTGTGAACCTCAGGGGTTGGTGGAAAATCTAACACAGAAACTAAATAATGTTGACAATCAGTTATTTATGACTGATgtaaaagaaaacttcaaaaccaATCTTGAGTCCCATACAGTGTTAGCGCCTTTAACATTAAAAACTGAAAATGGTGATTCCCAAATGATGGATTTGAATTCATGCACAACTTCAGTAAATTCCGATTTGCAGATTTCTGAAGACAATGTTATACAAAACTTTGAAAAGACTCTTGAAATTATTAAAACTGCAATGAATTCTCAAATACTTGAGGTAAAAAGTGGACCTCAGAGTGTTGGTGAAACATCACAGAACGTACCAGTGAGTTATAATATTCAGCTTCCTTCAGTAAACACTGCACAAAATAACAAATTACCTGATTCTTCTCAGTTTCCTTCCTTCATAGCAGTCATGCCGACAAAAAATAACATTCCTGAGTCTGACATATTGCATAAAGTGGATCAAATACAGGAAATCCTAGAAGGCTTACagaaattaaaattagaaaatgaccTCTCCTCTCCATTATCCCAGTGTGTACTAATCAATACATCAGTGACGCTGACTTCCACTCCTGTTACATCAACTCCAAATGCCTCAGTGGTTCAGCCAGTTTCTGAAATGGTAAATAACATTCAGTTTAGTGACAAGGTTAATAAACCCTTTGTGTGTCAAAACCAAGGCTGTAACTACAGTGCTATGACAAAGGATGCACTATTTAAGCACTATGGTAAAATTCATCAATACACTCCAGAAATGATTCTTGAAATTAAGAAGAACCAGTTGAAATTTGCTCCATTTAAATGTGTAGTACCTACATGTACAAAAACATTTACAAGAAACTCTAATCTCCGGGCACACTGTCAGTTGGTACATCATTTTACAACAGAAGAAATggtaaagttaaaaataaaaaggcctTACGGAAGAAAACCTCAGAATGAAAATTCGCCAGCTTCACGAATTACACAAGTCAAAAAACAACTAGCTATGACAGAGGAAAATCAAAAGGAATTCCAGCCTGCTTTAGAATTGGGAGCAAAGAAGGAAAATATCCTCAGTAATGTAGCAGTGGTCCCAGAAAATCagcttatagaaaaaaaaagtcctgaaaaTATAGAAAGTTCTGCGCAAGTGATTACAGTTACTTCCGAACAACATGATACAAATTCTCTCACAAACATACAAACCAAAGGACGGAAAACTAGGaggcataaaaaagaaaaggaggagaaaaaacgCAAGAAGCCAGTTTCCCAGTCCCTTGAGTTTCCAACAAGATATAGTTCCTACAGACCTTATCGATGTGTTCACCAGGGTTGCTTTGCTGCCTTTACGATTCAGCAAAACTTGATTCTTCATTACCAGGCTGTACACAAATCAGATCTACCTGCATTTTCTGCAGAGGTCGAAGAAGAAAGTGAGGCTGGTAAAGAAAGCGAAGAAATTGAAACTAAACAAACTGTGAAAGAATTTCGATGTCAGGTGAGTGACTGTTCTCGAATTTTCCAGGCAATCACTGGCCTAATACAACATTACATGAAACTTCATGAAATGACTCCTGAGGAAATTGAAAGTATGACCACAGCTGTGGATGTTGGGAAATTTCCATGTGATCAGTTAGAGTGTAAATCTTCATTTACAACTTACTTGAACTATGTTGTCCATCTCGAAGCAGACCATGGCATCGGGTTAAGGGCAAGTAAAACAGATGAAGATGGCATATATAAGTGTGATTGTGAAGGCTGTGATCGTATATATGCGACTCGGTCTAATCTCCTCCGACACATTTTTAACAAGCATAATGACAAACATAAAGCTCATTTGATTCGGCCAAGAAGATTAACACCAGGTCAGGAGAATATATCAAGCAAGGCAAATCaagaaaaaacaaagccaaaatatCGAGGGACAAAACACAGCAGATCCGGAAAGGAAGGAATCAAAATGCCTAAAACCaaacgaaagaaaaaaaataatttagacaGCAAGAACACAAAGATTGTGCAGATTGAAGAAAATAAGCCTTATTCTCTGAAACGTGGAAAGCATGTATATTCTATAAAGGCTAGAAACGATGCCTTATCTGAATGTACAAGCAGATTTGTAACCCAGTATCCTTGTATGATAAAAGGGTGTACATCAGTTGTTACAAGTGAAAGCAATATAATTAGACATTATAAGTGCCATAAATTATCTAAAGCATTTACATCACAACACCGCAATCTTCTCATTGTCTTCAAACGGTGTTGTAACTCACAAGTTAAGGAAAAGTGTTCTGAGCAAGAAGTCGATAAAAGTGATGTAAAAGATTCTGACGTATGTGTATCGGAGAGCAATGATAACTCAGGAACAGCTTCGGTTCCACAGAAGgaagttgaaaaaaatgaaaaagatgaaatggATGAGCTAACAGAGTTATTTATTACCAAACTAATAAATGAAGACAGCACAAGTGTAGAGGCCCAAGCTAATACCTCTTCAAGTGTAAGTAATGATTTTCAGGAAAATAGCTCCTGCCAGTCAGAGAAACAAAAAGCAAGTAATTTGAAAAgacttaataaagaaaaaaatgtctcacagaataaaaagaggaaaattgAAAAAACTGAAGCACCATTGGCAGTTGATTTAAATAGCATgcataaagaagaagaaactgctGTTGCAATTCAAACCACTGAGGACCATCCTGCATCTTTTGACTGGAGCTCATTTAAACCAATGGGATTTGAAGTATCATTTCTCAAGTTCCTTGAGGAGTCTGCAGTGAAGCAGAAGAAGAATACTGATAAAGATCATCCAAATAGTGGAACTAAAAGAGGAGCTCACTCAAATTCAAGAAGAAATACTGACAAGACTGCTGTGACTAATGGAAATCATGTATGTTCTTGTAAAGAAAGTGAAACTTTTGTACAGTTTGCTAATCCGTCACAGCTTCAGTGCAGTAATAATGTAAAAATTGTTTTAGACAAGACTCTTAAAGATTGCACTGAGCTCGTCTTAAAGCAGCTCCAGGAAATGAAACCTACCGTTAGTTTGAAAAAACTTGAAATACATCCAAAAGACACAGATGTGTGTGCTGTGAAAGACCTCAGTATAGGTAAAGCCACAGGGAGAGGGCAGTACTGA